The following proteins come from a genomic window of Candidatus Cloacimonas sp.:
- a CDS encoding M6 family metalloprotease domain-containing protein yields the protein MKKYLVVVVSLFPLLCCGAPFWNLPSAVTQPDGSVLNLFASGDEYTNRLHDAKGFTVIQSSVDGYYYYATVNQVEPVPSVYRYGTVNPEEIGLAPNIDISREARQRKIDFMKTHKRSNERGPNTGSVNNLCVYIRFSDQTEFEIPRSVYNARFNEVGDNAVSLRSYFQKVSYNQLHYMTYHYPVCADDINLSYQDSHPRSYFLPYNAVTNTNGYWDEYDRTEREHTLLNDAIYAISSQVPTSLNIDADNDNYVDNVCFIIRGPHSAWSDLLWAHRWGLYTYHTYINGKRVWDFTFQPEDQNDVCTLCHEMFHSAGAPDLYHYTFNGITPVGCWDIMESGDAHPLMYMKYQYGEWISAVPEIQIGNTYTLNPVTSNTNNVFKYPIAGYANQYLFFEYRKKSSDIFEDKLPGSGLLIYRVDQEYDGNADGPPDEIYVYRPNGTVTNNGLVAEATFSADSYRTAFNVYTNPQPFLNDGTIFPVNINNITETGETISFTISSPAATMAPVISSITPASGSMLPLATIEIEPQLTDPANALLRVEYSLNGSLVYTANSEPFTGIINSSLLTPGVHNIGITAVSSSELTTNLNIYYRIIDPNMQNWFSWLSSSPIWFEYGRGAIPVTVAIDMDLGTQEYIVKGLRFRFSPDSWGEPEIPGLVTAQINRFTPNTITDQVLLDLGYIFNATYDPNYIYPVTDTTHISGQIAVILNLFEYQNIAFDQNAACGHSWLSEPNRIWTDALGRGIAGAAAIELLLQKPNPIVDCDDPVIPAPNIALSSYPNPFSAKTKIKFTLPESGEITLSIYNLKGQKVTTLQKENKKAGNYELEWNGTDIAGRQVGNGIYFCRIETGGITLTSKLLKLK from the coding sequence ATGAAGAAATATCTTGTCGTCGTAGTAAGTTTATTTCCCCTTTTATGTTGCGGAGCTCCTTTTTGGAATCTTCCCTCAGCTGTAACTCAACCTGATGGTTCAGTTTTAAATCTGTTTGCCAGTGGTGATGAATATACCAATCGTTTACATGATGCGAAAGGTTTTACTGTTATTCAAAGTTCCGTTGACGGCTATTACTATTATGCAACCGTAAATCAGGTTGAACCGGTTCCTTCGGTGTATCGTTATGGGACAGTAAACCCTGAAGAAATAGGTTTAGCGCCCAATATTGATATATCCCGGGAAGCAAGGCAGAGAAAAATTGACTTTATGAAGACGCATAAAAGAAGCAATGAACGCGGACCTAATACCGGCTCTGTAAATAACTTATGTGTTTACATTCGGTTTAGCGATCAGACCGAATTTGAAATTCCCCGCTCTGTATATAATGCTCGTTTTAATGAGGTTGGAGATAATGCAGTCAGCTTACGGAGCTATTTTCAGAAAGTTAGTTACAATCAATTGCATTATATGACATATCACTATCCGGTTTGTGCGGATGATATAAATTTATCCTATCAGGATAGCCATCCCCGTAGTTATTTTCTTCCCTATAATGCGGTTACAAATACTAATGGCTATTGGGATGAATATGATAGAACAGAACGGGAACACACCCTTCTTAACGATGCAATATATGCTATTTCTTCCCAGGTTCCCACCTCTTTAAATATTGATGCCGATAACGATAATTATGTGGATAATGTGTGTTTTATCATCAGGGGACCTCATTCTGCCTGGTCTGATCTTCTTTGGGCACACCGTTGGGGTTTATATACTTATCATACATATATTAACGGAAAAAGGGTTTGGGATTTTACTTTTCAACCTGAAGACCAGAATGATGTATGCACTCTTTGCCATGAAATGTTCCACAGTGCCGGGGCACCAGATTTATATCATTACACTTTTAACGGTATAACGCCTGTCGGTTGTTGGGATATTATGGAAAGTGGAGATGCGCATCCTTTAATGTATATGAAATATCAATATGGCGAATGGATTTCCGCTGTTCCCGAAATTCAAATTGGTAATACTTATACCTTAAATCCCGTAACTTCCAATACTAATAATGTTTTTAAATATCCTATTGCCGGTTATGCCAATCAGTATCTATTTTTTGAATACAGGAAGAAAAGCAGTGATATTTTTGAAGATAAATTACCTGGTTCGGGGCTATTGATTTATAGAGTTGATCAAGAGTATGATGGCAATGCTGATGGACCTCCCGATGAAATTTATGTTTACCGACCCAACGGAACGGTTACTAATAACGGATTAGTTGCCGAAGCAACTTTCAGTGCTGATAGCTATAGAACTGCTTTCAATGTATATACCAATCCGCAGCCCTTTCTCAATGACGGAACTATTTTTCCCGTGAACATCAATAATATAACTGAAACAGGGGAGACCATCAGTTTCACAATTTCTTCTCCTGCTGCTACAATGGCTCCTGTAATTAGTTCCATAACTCCTGCCAGCGGTTCTATGCTGCCCTTGGCAACAATTGAAATAGAACCTCAGCTTACCGATCCTGCCAATGCTTTATTAAGAGTGGAATATTCTTTAAATGGAAGTTTGGTTTACACGGCAAATAGCGAGCCCTTTACCGGTATTATTAATAGTTCCTTATTAACCCCCGGAGTTCATAATATTGGAATTACGGCTGTATCCTCTTCGGAATTAACTACAAACCTGAATATCTATTACCGAATAATTGATCCAAATATGCAAAACTGGTTTTCCTGGCTTTCTTCTTCTCCAATTTGGTTTGAATATGGAAGAGGGGCAATTCCGGTGACAGTAGCCATAGATATGGATTTGGGAACTCAGGAATACATTGTGAAAGGACTTCGGTTCAGGTTTTCTCCCGATTCCTGGGGTGAACCTGAAATTCCGGGATTGGTAACTGCACAAATCAATCGTTTTACCCCAAACACTATAACCGATCAGGTTTTGCTGGATTTAGGTTATATCTTTAATGCTACCTACGATCCGAATTATATTTATCCGGTTACTGATACCACGCATATTTCAGGACAAATTGCAGTGATCTTGAACCTGTTTGAATATCAGAATATTGCCTTTGACCAAAATGCTGCTTGTGGTCACAGCTGGCTTTCTGAACCAAACCGGATTTGGACTGATGCTTTAGGTAGAGGAATTGCCGGTGCTGCCGCAATAGAACTGCTTTTGCAAAAGCCAAATCCTATTGTTGATTGTGATGATCCGGTTATTCCAGCACCAAATATTGCACTTTCCAGCTATCCCAATCCCTTTTCTGCTAAAACGAAAATAAAGTTTACCCTGCCGGAAAGCGGAGAAATAACTCTGTCCATCTATAATCTTAAGGGGCAAAAGGTTACAACCTTGCAGAAAGAAAATAAAAAAGCCGGAAATTATGAACTGGAGTGGAACGGAACAGATATTGCGGGTCGTCAGGTTGGGAACGGTATTTATTTTTGCCGTATAGAAACAGGAGGGATAACGCTTACAAGCAAATTGCTGAAATTGAAGTGA